From Desmodus rotundus isolate HL8 chromosome 12, HLdesRot8A.1, whole genome shotgun sequence, one genomic window encodes:
- the GSE1 gene encoding genetic suppressor element 1 isoform X4, which translates to MLSMKTWSSLLLNLSMSHEPKSPSLGMLSTATRTTATVNPLTPSPLNGALVPSGSPATSSALSAQAAPSSSFAAALRKLAKQAEEPRGSSLSSESSPVSSPATNHSSPASTPKRVPMGPIIVPPGGHSVPSTPPVVTIAPTKTVNGVWRSESRQDASSRGSSSGRERLIVEPPLPQEKAGGPAIPSHLLSTPYPFGISPSSVVQDSRFPPLNLQRPVHHVVPPSTVTEDYLRSFRPYHTTEDLRMSSLPPLGLDPATAAAYYHPGYLAPHPFPHPAFRMDDSYCLSALRSPFYPIPTPGSLPPLHPSAMHLHLSGVRYPPELSHSSLAALHSERMSSLSAERLQMDEELRREREREREREREADREREKEREREREKEREREKELEREREKERELERQREQRAREKELLAAKALEPAFLPVAELHGLRGHATEERAKPSEQLTPTRAEKLKESSLQVPKPVQHPLHPAPAPHHAMPSLLSNHGIFSLPGSSAATALLIQRTNEEEKWLARQRRLRQEKEDRQSQVSEFRQQVLEQHLDMGRPPVPTEPEHRPESTRPGPNRHEPGSRDPPQHFGGPPPLISPKPQHHSVPTALWNPVSLMDSTLETRRASESHPLHSHPAPFEPSRQAAVPLVKVERVYCSEKVEEGPRKREATPLDKYQPPPREAGSLEHQTFPHGPGPFLAELEKSTQTILGQQRASLTQPAPFGELTGPLKPGSPYRPPAPRVSDPAYIYDEFLQQRRRLVSKLDLEERRRREAQEKGYYYDLDDSYDESDEEEVRAHLRCVAEQPPLKLDTSSEKLEFLQLFGLTTQQQKEELLTQKRRKRRRMLRERSPSPPTIQNKRQTPSPRLALFTRYGPDEMNNSPNFEEKKKFLTIFNLTHISAEKRKDKEKLVEMLHAMKQKALSAAAADSLRNSPRDSPAVSLSEPATQPASLDIEKPVGIAASLSDVPKATEPGRLEQLRPQELSRVQEPAPASGEKGRLSEALGGKKSLSMLHYIRGPAPKDIPVPLSHSINGKSKPWEPFMAEEFAHQFHESVLQSTQKALQKHKGNVTVLSAEQNHKVDTSIHYNIPELQSSSRLPLPQHNGQQEPPALRKGPLTQETDQDSEEEEEEEDGEEDDEEPPRRKWQGIEAIFEAYQEHVEEQTLERQVLQTQCRRLEAQHHSLSLTAEQLSHSMAELRSQKQKIVSERERLQAELDHLRKCLALPAMHWPRGYFKGYPR; encoded by the exons GGTCTTCACTGAGCAGCGAGTCATCCCCCGTGTCCTCTCCAGCCACCAACCACAGCTCCCCCGCCAGCACACCCAAGCGCGTGCCCATGGGCCCCATCATCGTCCCCCCGGGGGGCCACAGTGTCCCCAGCACGCCCCCCGTGGTGACCATTGCCCCTACCAAGACCGTCAATGGCGTCTGGAGGAGCGAGAGCCGGCAG GATGCCAGCTCTCGGGGCAGCAGCAGCGGTCGAGAACGCCTCATCGTGGAGCCCCCGCTgccccaggagaaggcagggGGCCCGGCCATCCCTTCCCACCTGCTCAGCACCCCCTACCCCTTTGGCATCTCCCCCAGCTCAGTCGTGCAGGACTCCCGATTCCCACCACTCAA CCTGCAGCGGCCCGTGCACCATGTGGTGCCCCCTAGCACAGTGACCGAGGACTACCTGAGGAGCTTCCGGCCCTACCACACCACTGAGGACCTCCGCATGTCCTCTCTACCTCCCCTTGGCCTGGACCCTGCCACTGCTGCAGCCTACTACCACCCTGGTTACCTggccccacaccccttcccccacccagccttTAG GATGGACGACTCCTACTGCCTGTCTGCCCTGCGGTCCCCCTtctaccccatccccacccctggctccttGCCTCCACTACACCCGTCAGCCATGCATCTCCACCTTTCTGGGGTCCGCTACCCTCCTGAGCTGTCCCACTCGTCCCTGGCGGCACTGCACTCAGAGCGGATGTCCAGCCTCAGTGCTGAGAG GCTGCAGATGGACGAGGAGTTGCGACGCgagcgggagcgggagcgggagcgCGAGCGGGAAGCTGACCGTGAGCGGGAGAAGGAGCGTGAGCGGGAACGGGAGAAGGAACGGGAGCGGGAAAAGGAGCTGGAGCGCGAGCGGGAGAAGGAGCGGGAGCTGGAGCGCCAGCGGGAGCAGCGGGCCCGTGAGAAGGAGCTGCTGGCCGCCAAGGCGCTGGAGCCAGCCTTCCTGCCTGTGGCTGAGCTGCACGGGCTGCGCGGCCATGCCACAGAGGAGCGGGCCAAGCCCTCGGAGCAGCTAACCCCAACCCGAGCAG AGAAGCTGAAGGAGTCGAGCCTGCAGGTGCCCAAGCCTGTGCAGCACCCCTTGCACCCAGCGCCTGCTCCTCATCACGCCATGCCCAGCCTTCTCTCCAACCATGGCATCTTCTCTCTGCCGGGCAGCAGCGCTGCCACGGCCCTGCTCATCCAGCGCACCAACGAGGAGGAGAAGTGGCTGGCGCGGCAGCGGCGGCTGCGGCAGGAGAAGGAGGACCGGCAGTCGCAGGTGTCGGAGTTCCGGCAGCAAGTGCTAGAGCAGCACCTGGACATGGGCCGGCCTCCGGTGCCCACGGAGCCCGAGCACAGGCCCGAGAGCACCAG GCCGGGACCGAACCGTCACGAGCCAGGCAGCCGAGACCCCCCGCAGCACTTTGGCGGGCCCCCGCCCCTCATCTCGCCCAAGCCCCAGCACCACTCCGTGCCCACAGCCCTCTGGAACCCAGTGTCCCTGATGGATAGCACCCTGGAAACACGGCGGGCCTCGGAGAGCCACCCTCTGCACAGCCACCCAGCCCCATTTGAGCCCAGTCGCCAGGCGGCTGTTCCGCTGGTGAAGGTGGAACGGGTCTACTGCTCAGaaaaggtggaggaggggccccGGAAGCGCGAGGCCACCCCATTGGACAAGTACCAACCGCCACCACGGGAGGCAGGGAGCCTGGAGCACCAGACCTTTCCTCACGGGCCTGGGCCCTTCCTGGCTGAGCTTGAGAAGTCCACCCAGACCATCCTGGGCCAGCAGCGGGCCTCCCTCACCCAGCCAGCCCCCTTTGGGGAACTCACTGGACCCCTGAAGCCAGGCTCACCCTACCGGCCCCCCGCACCACGGGTCTCTGACCCTGCCTACATCTATGATGAGTTCCTGCAGCAGCGCCGGAGGCTGGTCAGCAAGCTGGACCTGGAAGAGCGCAGACGGCGAGAGGCCCAGGAGAAAG GATACTACTACGACCTGGATGACTCTTACGACGAAAGTGACGAAGAGGAGGTTAGGGCCCACCTCCGCTGTGTGGCTGAGCAGCCGCCCCTCAAACTGGATACGTCCTCCGAG AAGCTAGAGTTTTTGCAACTTTTTGGCTTGACCACCCAACAGCAGAAGGAGGAATTGCTGACCCAGAAGCGGAGGAAGCGGCGGCGGATGCTGAGAGAGAGAAGCCCATCGCCCCCGACGATTCAGAACAAGCGGCAGACACCTTCACCGAGACTGGCCCTGTTCACCCGCTATGGCCCTGATGAGATGAACAACAGCCCCAACTTCGAAGAGAAGAAGAAGTTCCTGACTATCTTTAACCTGACCCACATCAGTGCCGAGAAGAGGAAAG ACAAAGAGAAACTTGTCGAAATGCTCCATGCCATGAAGCAGAAGGCGCTGTCAGCAGCAGCGGCAGACTCACTCAGGAACTCTCCGAGGGACAGTCCTGCTGTCTCCCTGAGTG AACCAGCCACGCAGCCAGCCTCTCTGGATATAGAAAAGCCTGTGGGTATTGCTGCCTCCCTGTCTGACGTCCCAAAGGCCACAGAGCCTGGGAGACTGGAACAGCTCCGGCCACAGGAGCTATCTCGAGTCCAGGAGCCAGCTCCTGCCAGCGGCGAGAAGGGCAGGCTGAGTGAGGCCCTTGGGGGCAAGAAGAGCCTGAGCATGCTGCATTACATCAGGGGCCCCGCGCCCAAGGACATTCCCGTGCCACTGTCCCACAGCATCAACGGGAAGAGCAAGCCGTGGGAGCCTTTCATGGCAGAGGAGTTTGCACATCAGTTCCACGAGTCCGTGCTGCAGTCCACCCAGAAGGCCCTGCAGAAGCACAAAG GAAACGTAACTGTTCTGTCTGCAGAGCAGAACCACAAAGTCGACACGTCCATCCACTACAACATTCCTGAGCTGCAGTCCTCGAGCCGGCTCCCTTTGCCCCAGCACAACGGGCAGCAGGAGCCCCCGGCTCTGAGGAAGGGCCCCCTCACACAGGAGACTGACCAGGACtcggaagaggaggaggaggaagaggatggagaAGAGGATGATGAAGAACCCCCCCGGCGCAAGTGGCAAGGGATTGAGGCAATTTTTGAAGCTTACCAGGAACATGTAGAAG AGCAAACTCTGGAGCGGCAGGTGTTGCAGACGCAGTGCAGACGGCTGGAAGCCCAGCACCACAGCCTCAGTCTCACGGCAGAGCAGCTCTCCCACAGCATGGCG GAACTGAGGAGCCAGAAACAGAAGATTGTCTCGGAAAGGGAGCGACTCCAGGCAGAACTGGATCACTTACGGAAGTGCCTTGCGTTGCCTGCAATGCATTGGCCTAGGGGTTACTTTAAGGGATATCCTAGGTGA
- the GSE1 gene encoding genetic suppressor element 1 isoform X10, giving the protein MGPIIVPPGGHSVPSTPPVVTIAPTKTVNGVWRSESRQDASSRGSSSGRERLIVEPPLPQEKAGGPAIPSHLLSTPYPFGISPSSVVQDSRFPPLNLQRPVHHVVPPSTVTEDYLRSFRPYHTTEDLRMSSLPPLGLDPATAAAYYHPGYLAPHPFPHPAFRMDDSYCLSALRSPFYPIPTPGSLPPLHPSAMHLHLSGVRYPPELSHSSLAALHSERMSSLSAERLQMDEELRREREREREREREADREREKEREREREKEREREKELEREREKERELERQREQRAREKELLAAKALEPAFLPVAELHGLRGHATEERAKPSEQLTPTRAEKLKESSLQVPKPVQHPLHPAPAPHHAMPSLLSNHGIFSLPGSSAATALLIQRTNEEEKWLARQRRLRQEKEDRQSQVSEFRQQVLEQHLDMGRPPVPTEPEHRPESTRPGPNRHEPGSRDPPQHFGGPPPLISPKPQHHSVPTALWNPVSLMDSTLETRRASESHPLHSHPAPFEPSRQAAVPLVKVERVYCSEKVEEGPRKREATPLDKYQPPPREAGSLEHQTFPHGPGPFLAELEKSTQTILGQQRASLTQPAPFGELTGPLKPGSPYRPPAPRVSDPAYIYDEFLQQRRRLVSKLDLEERRRREAQEKGYYYDLDDSYDESDEEEVRAHLRCVAEQPPLKLDTSSEKLEFLQLFGLTTQQQKEELLTQKRRKRRRMLRERSPSPPTIQNKRQTPSPRLALFTRYGPDEMNNSPNFEEKKKFLTIFNLTHISAEKRKDKEKLVEMLHAMKQKALSAAAADSLRNSPRDSPAVSLSEPATQPASLDIEKPVGIAASLSDVPKATEPGRLEQLRPQELSRVQEPAPASGEKGRLSEALGGKKSLSMLHYIRGPAPKDIPVPLSHSINGKSKPWEPFMAEEFAHQFHESVLQSTQKALQKHKGNVTVLSAEQNHKVDTSIHYNIPELQSSSRLPLPQHNGQQEPPALRKGPLTQETDQDSEEEEEEEDGEEDDEEPPRRKWQGIEAIFEAYQEHVEEQTLERQVLQTQCRRLEAQHHSLSLTAEQLSHSMAELRSQKQKIVSERERLQAELDHLRKCLALPAMHWPRGYFKGYPR; this is encoded by the exons ATGGGCCCCATCATCGTCCCCCCGGGGGGCCACAGTGTCCCCAGCACGCCCCCCGTGGTGACCATTGCCCCTACCAAGACCGTCAATGGCGTCTGGAGGAGCGAGAGCCGGCAG GATGCCAGCTCTCGGGGCAGCAGCAGCGGTCGAGAACGCCTCATCGTGGAGCCCCCGCTgccccaggagaaggcagggGGCCCGGCCATCCCTTCCCACCTGCTCAGCACCCCCTACCCCTTTGGCATCTCCCCCAGCTCAGTCGTGCAGGACTCCCGATTCCCACCACTCAA CCTGCAGCGGCCCGTGCACCATGTGGTGCCCCCTAGCACAGTGACCGAGGACTACCTGAGGAGCTTCCGGCCCTACCACACCACTGAGGACCTCCGCATGTCCTCTCTACCTCCCCTTGGCCTGGACCCTGCCACTGCTGCAGCCTACTACCACCCTGGTTACCTggccccacaccccttcccccacccagccttTAG GATGGACGACTCCTACTGCCTGTCTGCCCTGCGGTCCCCCTtctaccccatccccacccctggctccttGCCTCCACTACACCCGTCAGCCATGCATCTCCACCTTTCTGGGGTCCGCTACCCTCCTGAGCTGTCCCACTCGTCCCTGGCGGCACTGCACTCAGAGCGGATGTCCAGCCTCAGTGCTGAGAG GCTGCAGATGGACGAGGAGTTGCGACGCgagcgggagcgggagcgggagcgCGAGCGGGAAGCTGACCGTGAGCGGGAGAAGGAGCGTGAGCGGGAACGGGAGAAGGAACGGGAGCGGGAAAAGGAGCTGGAGCGCGAGCGGGAGAAGGAGCGGGAGCTGGAGCGCCAGCGGGAGCAGCGGGCCCGTGAGAAGGAGCTGCTGGCCGCCAAGGCGCTGGAGCCAGCCTTCCTGCCTGTGGCTGAGCTGCACGGGCTGCGCGGCCATGCCACAGAGGAGCGGGCCAAGCCCTCGGAGCAGCTAACCCCAACCCGAGCAG AGAAGCTGAAGGAGTCGAGCCTGCAGGTGCCCAAGCCTGTGCAGCACCCCTTGCACCCAGCGCCTGCTCCTCATCACGCCATGCCCAGCCTTCTCTCCAACCATGGCATCTTCTCTCTGCCGGGCAGCAGCGCTGCCACGGCCCTGCTCATCCAGCGCACCAACGAGGAGGAGAAGTGGCTGGCGCGGCAGCGGCGGCTGCGGCAGGAGAAGGAGGACCGGCAGTCGCAGGTGTCGGAGTTCCGGCAGCAAGTGCTAGAGCAGCACCTGGACATGGGCCGGCCTCCGGTGCCCACGGAGCCCGAGCACAGGCCCGAGAGCACCAG GCCGGGACCGAACCGTCACGAGCCAGGCAGCCGAGACCCCCCGCAGCACTTTGGCGGGCCCCCGCCCCTCATCTCGCCCAAGCCCCAGCACCACTCCGTGCCCACAGCCCTCTGGAACCCAGTGTCCCTGATGGATAGCACCCTGGAAACACGGCGGGCCTCGGAGAGCCACCCTCTGCACAGCCACCCAGCCCCATTTGAGCCCAGTCGCCAGGCGGCTGTTCCGCTGGTGAAGGTGGAACGGGTCTACTGCTCAGaaaaggtggaggaggggccccGGAAGCGCGAGGCCACCCCATTGGACAAGTACCAACCGCCACCACGGGAGGCAGGGAGCCTGGAGCACCAGACCTTTCCTCACGGGCCTGGGCCCTTCCTGGCTGAGCTTGAGAAGTCCACCCAGACCATCCTGGGCCAGCAGCGGGCCTCCCTCACCCAGCCAGCCCCCTTTGGGGAACTCACTGGACCCCTGAAGCCAGGCTCACCCTACCGGCCCCCCGCACCACGGGTCTCTGACCCTGCCTACATCTATGATGAGTTCCTGCAGCAGCGCCGGAGGCTGGTCAGCAAGCTGGACCTGGAAGAGCGCAGACGGCGAGAGGCCCAGGAGAAAG GATACTACTACGACCTGGATGACTCTTACGACGAAAGTGACGAAGAGGAGGTTAGGGCCCACCTCCGCTGTGTGGCTGAGCAGCCGCCCCTCAAACTGGATACGTCCTCCGAG AAGCTAGAGTTTTTGCAACTTTTTGGCTTGACCACCCAACAGCAGAAGGAGGAATTGCTGACCCAGAAGCGGAGGAAGCGGCGGCGGATGCTGAGAGAGAGAAGCCCATCGCCCCCGACGATTCAGAACAAGCGGCAGACACCTTCACCGAGACTGGCCCTGTTCACCCGCTATGGCCCTGATGAGATGAACAACAGCCCCAACTTCGAAGAGAAGAAGAAGTTCCTGACTATCTTTAACCTGACCCACATCAGTGCCGAGAAGAGGAAAG ACAAAGAGAAACTTGTCGAAATGCTCCATGCCATGAAGCAGAAGGCGCTGTCAGCAGCAGCGGCAGACTCACTCAGGAACTCTCCGAGGGACAGTCCTGCTGTCTCCCTGAGTG AACCAGCCACGCAGCCAGCCTCTCTGGATATAGAAAAGCCTGTGGGTATTGCTGCCTCCCTGTCTGACGTCCCAAAGGCCACAGAGCCTGGGAGACTGGAACAGCTCCGGCCACAGGAGCTATCTCGAGTCCAGGAGCCAGCTCCTGCCAGCGGCGAGAAGGGCAGGCTGAGTGAGGCCCTTGGGGGCAAGAAGAGCCTGAGCATGCTGCATTACATCAGGGGCCCCGCGCCCAAGGACATTCCCGTGCCACTGTCCCACAGCATCAACGGGAAGAGCAAGCCGTGGGAGCCTTTCATGGCAGAGGAGTTTGCACATCAGTTCCACGAGTCCGTGCTGCAGTCCACCCAGAAGGCCCTGCAGAAGCACAAAG GAAACGTAACTGTTCTGTCTGCAGAGCAGAACCACAAAGTCGACACGTCCATCCACTACAACATTCCTGAGCTGCAGTCCTCGAGCCGGCTCCCTTTGCCCCAGCACAACGGGCAGCAGGAGCCCCCGGCTCTGAGGAAGGGCCCCCTCACACAGGAGACTGACCAGGACtcggaagaggaggaggaggaagaggatggagaAGAGGATGATGAAGAACCCCCCCGGCGCAAGTGGCAAGGGATTGAGGCAATTTTTGAAGCTTACCAGGAACATGTAGAAG AGCAAACTCTGGAGCGGCAGGTGTTGCAGACGCAGTGCAGACGGCTGGAAGCCCAGCACCACAGCCTCAGTCTCACGGCAGAGCAGCTCTCCCACAGCATGGCG GAACTGAGGAGCCAGAAACAGAAGATTGTCTCGGAAAGGGAGCGACTCCAGGCAGAACTGGATCACTTACGGAAGTGCCTTGCGTTGCCTGCAATGCATTGGCCTAGGGGTTACTTTAAGGGATATCCTAGGTGA